From a single Prionailurus bengalensis isolate Pbe53 chromosome A1, Fcat_Pben_1.1_paternal_pri, whole genome shotgun sequence genomic region:
- the URAD gene encoding putative 2-oxo-4-hydroxy-4-carboxy-5-ureidoimidazoline decarboxylase, which yields MDMEKVNSMDFGEFVDVFGNVVERCPLIAAAVWSQRPFSNSEDLEKHFFAFIDALPQSGQEGILRCHPDLAGRELQQGTLTAESRREQRGAGLMSLDAAERLRLAELNAQYRARFGFPFVLAARLSDRAAVPGELARRLQRPPAEELRTALGEVKKIGRLRLADLLGAAGLAGP from the exons ATGGACATGGAGAAGGTCAACTCCATGGACTTTGGAGAATTTGTGGATGTGTTCGGGAATGTCGTTGAGAGATGCCCTCTGATTGCGGCTGCTGTGTGGTCCCAGCGCCCGTTCTCCAACTCGGAAGATTTAGAGAAGCACTTTTTTGCCTTTATTGACGCCCTTCCACAGTCAG GCCAAGAGGGCATCCTGCGCTGCCACCCGGACCTGGCGGGCCGCGAGCTGCAGCAGGGCACGCTCACTGCGGAGTCGCGGCGGGAGCAGAGGGGCGCGGGCCTGATGAGCCTGGACGCGGCCGAGCGGCTCCGGCTGGCGGAGCTCAACGCTCAGTACCGCGCGCGCTTCGGCTTCCCCTTCGTGCTCGCCGCGCGTCTCAGCGACCGGGCGGCGGTGCCGGGGGAGCTGGCGCGCCGGCTGCAGCGCCCGCCCGCCGAGGAGCTGCGCACCGCCCTGGGCGAGGTGAAGAAGATCGGCCGCCTGCGCCTCGCCGACCTGCTCGGCGCCGCCGGCCTCGCCGGACCGTAG